DNA from Terriglobales bacterium:
GAGGGAAGTCATGGGACTCTTCGACCTTTTCTCAGGGAAGATCAACTGCCCGGATTGCGGATCGCCGGGCGCGAAGAAGAGCGGCGGGCGCGTCCTGTGCCCGAACATCTCCTGCCAGAACTTCGATTCAGAGGCGGCGGAAGCGCAGCGTGCCTCCGGGGCTCAGCCGCGCAGCGCCGCGGCCCGGCCTGCGAGCGCCGCGCCGGCCAGCCGCCCGCAGCCCATGGGGACAGAGACCATCGTCGTGCGCTACCGGAATTTCCAGGGGGTGGAGAAGACCTTCTCCGCCGATCCCGACACGGCCCGCCGCAAGGGCAAACACATCTCCCTATGTATCGCCCCCAAAGGCATCCGCGTCGCGCTCGCGCGCGACCGCATCCAGAATCTTTCGGAGGTGGAGGCCGTCTGCAGCCAGCGTGTGGGTGAGGGGCAATCTCTGCCCACGCCCGTCGAGCGCCAGGTCCTCAGCTACCACAAGAAGCACGGGACGACCTCGGCCCGCTACGAGAGCGCCCGGGCGAAGTATCCCGACTGGTGATTTCAGGGGAAGGGTTTGCCGGCTTGGCTGAATGCGGACGACTGACTGCTGACCGCTGCGCTAGCCGTGGTTCTCTTTGTACTCCTCGTGCCAGGCCATCTGGATGGCCTCGAGCTTGCCCTCATTGGAGAGCTTGGGGTCGGCGCTGAAGCCGGGCAGCCCGATGACGTGCTTGTGCAAGTCGGTGAAGCGCACGGTGAGCGGGTCGAGGTCGGGAAACTTCTCCAACAGCATGATGGCGATGTCTTCGGTGCTGTCCCAGCTCAGATCCATCGTGCCTCCTGCTTCCTAGTGTTCGGGTTCCTTCACGAAGTTCTTGTTCCACTCCGGGATCTCGATCACCAGGTCCTTGGTGCCGTCGGGGACGCACTGGCAGCCCAGGCGGGACTTGGGCGTGATGCCGGGCGCCATGTCCAGCTCGTCCATTTCGGCGTCCGTGGCCTCGTTGCACGAATCCAGGCCCTCATGCACGACGACGTGGCAGGTGGAGCACGCGTTCACGCCTCCGCAGGCGTGGTCCAGCCCCAGGTGGAAGCCCTCGGAGATGTCCAGGACCGACCCCGGCAGCCCGTTGTGGCCGTAGGGGACCTTCTCCGGGTCGAGCTCCACTTCGGTGTCCGGCTGGCCCGCGCGGACGAACTTCACCCTGTACTTCTGGGTTGCCGGCGTGTACTTGGTTTCTTCGATGTATGGATTCTTGCCGCCCATGATTATTCGATCTCCGCGGGAGCGATGGGATGGGGTGCGCTCGGTCCCTCGCCCAGGTCCTCCTGTGCCATCTGTGCCATGGTCTTGCCCTTAAGCACCGAGGAGACGGCCGAGTCCATCATCAGCTCGGCCAGCCGCAGCGTCGCCTGGTTCAGCTTCTCGATGCCGTCGCGGATGGCGCGGTAGTCCTCGCCCTGGCTCGTCTTCTTCAACTCCCCTTCGAGCTTCCCGATCCGTTTGCGCTCGGCGTTCTTGAGTTGCTGCCATGCCGGGTTGCTGCGCCCCTTCTCCAGCGCGCCCAGGATGTTCTCCGCCTCGTTGCGCGCCTCGATGAGCTGCCGCTGGCGGAAGTCTTCTTCGGCGTAGTCGAACGACTCCAGGATCATCTGCTCCACCTGCTCGTCGGTCAGTCCGTAGGTGGGCTTCACTTCGATCTCCGCTTCCTTGCCGCTGCGCTGCTCGCGCGCCGAGACGTGCAGGATGCCGTTGGCGTCAATGAGGAACTTCACCTCGATGCGTGGCAGGCCCGCCGGCATGGGCGGGATGCCCTTCAGGTCGAAGCGCGCCAGGGACCGGCAGTCGCGCGCCAGCTCGCGCTCGCCCTGCAAAACGTGGATGGCGACGTTGGTCTGTCCTTCGACGCCGGTGGTGAAGTGCTCGACGGCCGAAGCCGGGACCGTGGAGTTGCGGTGGATAATCTTGGCCACCACGCCGCCCAGAGCCTCGATGCCCAGCGAGAGCGGCGTCACGTCCAGCAGCAGCATGTCCTCAGTGGCTGCCGAACCGCCGGCCAGGATGTTGGCCTGCACCGCCGCGCCCAGCGCTACTACTTCGTCGGGATTCAGTTCGATGTGCGGCTCGCGCTGGAAGAGTTCCTTCACCAGCGCGCGAACTTTGGGGATGCGCGTAGAGCCGCCCACCAGCACGACTTCGTCAATCTGCGCGGGCGTGAGCTTGGCATCCGCCAGCGCCTGCTTGCAGGGGCCGACGGTGCGCGCGGTGATGGGCTCGATCAAGGCGTCGAACTGGGCGCGCGTGATCGCGCGCTGGTATTTGTGTCCGCCGGGCAGCTCGACCTCGATGACGATCTTTTCCGCGGAGGACAG
Protein-coding regions in this window:
- a CDS encoding 2Fe-2S iron-sulfur cluster-binding protein, translating into MGGKNPYIEETKYTPATQKYRVKFVRAGQPDTEVELDPEKVPYGHNGLPGSVLDISEGFHLGLDHACGGVNACSTCHVVVHEGLDSCNEATDAEMDELDMAPGITPKSRLGCQCVPDGTKDLVIEIPEWNKNFVKEPEH
- the iscX gene encoding Fe-S cluster assembly protein IscX; amino-acid sequence: MDLSWDSTEDIAIMLLEKFPDLDPLTVRFTDLHKHVIGLPGFSADPKLSNEGKLEAIQMAWHEEYKENHG
- the hscA gene encoding Fe-S protein assembly chaperone HscA yields the protein MAEKREIIVGIDLGTTNSLVAYMEGDAPVVIPGEDGANLVPSLVALDARNEVIIGNPARKHLIETPERAVYSVKRLMGRGIEDVEDELKLFPFRMADGLKPGEVLRIRLGEREFAPPEISALILRQLKRNAERYFGAPVTKAVITVPAYFNDAQRQATKDAGHIAGLDVLRLVNEPTAASLAYGLDKKKDGVIAVYDLGGGTFDVSILKLHEGIFEVISTNGDTHLGGDDIDNLLITIALDDILGDLKLDLRRNGEAVQAIRKAVIDAKIALSSAEKIVIEVELPGGHKYQRAITRAQFDALIEPITARTVGPCKQALADAKLTPAQIDEVVLVGGSTRIPKVRALVKELFQREPHIELNPDEVVALGAAVQANILAGGSAATEDMLLLDVTPLSLGIEALGGVVAKIIHRNSTVPASAVEHFTTGVEGQTNVAIHVLQGERELARDCRSLARFDLKGIPPMPAGLPRIEVKFLIDANGILHVSAREQRSGKEAEIEVKPTYGLTDEQVEQMILESFDYAEEDFRQRQLIEARNEAENILGALEKGRSNPAWQQLKNAERKRIGKLEGELKKTSQGEDYRAIRDGIEKLNQATLRLAELMMDSAVSSVLKGKTMAQMAQEDLGEGPSAPHPIAPAEIE